Proteins from a single region of Gossypium arboreum isolate Shixiya-1 chromosome 1, ASM2569848v2, whole genome shotgun sequence:
- the LOC108483366 gene encoding cyclase-like protein 3, which yields MSSLILLLLSTAITAAVASIPAYPSVSTDCTVSAADDNPVPGRREVYGDGRIFDISHRYTVDMPSWGSKDGLGQFLWLPSSMKNGSRSNNSLMKLQSVHSGTHVDAPGHMVDSYFDAGFDVDTLDLDVLNGPALLVDVPRDSNITAKVMESLNIPKGVRRVLFRTLNTDRRLMFKKEFDSSYVGFTTDGARWLAKNTDIKLVGIDFLSAACYDHSVPAHLEFFEGREIILVEGLKLDNVPVGIYSVHCLPLRLLGSEGSPIRCILIK from the exons ATGTCTTCTCTGATTCTCCTCCTCTTATCCACCGCCATCACCGCCGCCGTCGCTTCCATTCCCGCCTACCCTTCAGTGTCGACAGACTGCACCGTTTCCGCCGCGGATGATAACCCGGTTCCCGGTCGTCGTGAAGTTTACGGCGACGGGAGAATCTTCGACATTAGCCATAGATACACCGTGGATATGCCTTCGTGGGGGAGCAAAGATGGTCTGGGTCAGTTCCTTTGGCTTCCGTCAAGCATGAAGAACGGTTCAAGGTCCAATAATTCCTTGATGAAGCTGCAGTCGGTCCATTCCGGCACCCACGTTGACGCGCCGGGACATATGGTCGACAGCTACTTCGACGCTGGGTTCGATGTCGACACCCTTGACCTTGATGTCCTTAACG GGCCAGCTTTGTTAGTGGATGTGCCGAGGGATAGTAATATAACCG CTAAAGTGATGGAATCATTGAACATTCCCAAAGGAGTGCGTCGTGTTCTTTTCAGAACATTGAATACTGACAG GCGGCTTATGTTTAAAAAGGAGTTTGATTCGAGCTATGTTGGATTCACCACAGATGGGGCAAGATGGTTGGCAAAGAACACTGACATCAAACTTGTAG GAATCGATTTCTTATCTGCTGCATGCTATGATCATTCCGTTCCAGCTCATCTTGAGTTCTTTGAAGGCAGG GAAATCATTCTAGTGGAGGGCTTGAAACTTGATAATGTTCCAGTTGGAATATATAGTGTTCATTGCTTGCCTTTAAGGTTGCTTGGTTCTGAAGGATCACCCATTAGATGCATTCTCATCAAATGA
- the LOC108483368 gene encoding protein SRC2 homolog has protein sequence MSVSGIHGHVLEVTVVGCNRLKDTEWLSRQDPYVCLEYGSTKYRTRTCTDGGKAPVFQERFTFTLIEGLREINVVVWNSNTLTYDDFIGSGKIQLQKVLSQGFDDTAWSLQTKTGRYAGEVRLIMHYGNAKPPTTTYAPTAPQYTAPPPHVPQYSAPPATYPASYPPPATTYPSPSPYPAYPSSAYPPPPSAYPPSHSAYPPPPSAYPPPPSTYPPPPPHSSYPPSTYPQQSPYYPPGPFPGHYPPPPY, from the exons ATGTCGGTTTCTGGTATCCACGGCCATGTTCTCGAGGTTACTG TTGTTGGATGCAATAGATTGAAAGATACTGAATGGCTTTCAAGGCAAGATCCTTACGTTTGTCTTGAATATGGCAGCACTAAATACCGTACTAGAACTTGCACTG ATGGTGGCAAAGCACCTGTATTCCAAGAGAGGTTCACATTCACATTGATTGAAGGGCTTAGAGAGATCAATGTTGTGGTATGGAACAGCAATACATTGACTTATGACGATTTTATCGGCAGTGGAAA GATTCAATTGCAGAAGGTTCTTTCTCAGGGTTTTGATGATACTGCTTGGTCACTTCAGACTAAAACCGGAAG ATATGCCGGAGAAGTACGGCTGATAATGCATTACGGAAATGCCAAA CCGCCAACCACAACATATGCTCCGACAGCACCACAATATACAGCTCCTCCTCCACATGTCCCTCAATATTCCGCACCTCCGGCAACTTATCCAGCTTCTTATCCACCACCAGCTACAACATATCCATCTCCATCACCATATCCAGCGTATCCTTCATCTGCATACCCTCCTCCACCTTCGGCTTATCCTCCGTCGCATTCAGCTTACCCTCCACCACCTTCCGCATACCCTCCACCACCTTCCACATACCCTCCACCTCCGCCACATTCATCGTATCCCCCATCTACGTATCCACAACAATCACCCTATTATCCGCCAG GTCCTTTCCCGGGTCATTATCCCCCACCACCGTACTAA